In Lacerta agilis isolate rLacAgi1 chromosome 8, rLacAgi1.pri, whole genome shotgun sequence, one genomic interval encodes:
- the LOC117051669 gene encoding ly6/PLAUR domain-containing protein 3-like has product MERVTLRWRAATVVLQGLLALIFLISGISALKCHSSSTVKLTTPHKGNTTSTTSIAGGIRNCSSAENVCTDAQLTFTIDKDVLIMSHKGCASKDLMDGTKPFTSGDRHFAIQFDQSYCFGDLCNAKTREVSKTPIKDEVTGSNQCYSGFGWGGSIKGTMKCSKDYDRCYQGSMNITIAIDAGGFSSVPMIIRTCQRSSCDVIKSQSFGPINITSESGPCCSGSKCNWKDDGFSFNMNSTANRNLFSDKDEDEDNNLGHAEVPVTLKSGFQGLSLQLCPFLAVLGATVLGI; this is encoded by the exons ATGGAACGTGTCACGTTGAGATGGAGAGCTGCAACAGTTGTGCTGCAAGGACTGCTGGCGTTGATCTTTCTTATTTCAG GAATTTCTGCCTTGAAGTGTCATAGCTCCAGCACCGTGAAACTTACCACTCCGCACAAGGGCAACACCACATCAACTACTTCCATAGCAGGTGGCATTAGAAACTGCTCCAGTGCAGAGAACGTTTGCACAGATGCGCAACTTACATTCACTATAG ATAAAGACGTTTTGATAATGAGCCACAAAGGCTGCGCCAGCAAGGACCTTATGGATGGAACAAAACCATTCACCTCTGGTGACCGACACTTTGCCATCCAGTTTGACCAGAGCTACTGTTTTGGTGACCTTTGCAATGCGAAAACGAGGGAAGTTTCCAAGACCCCTATCAAGGACGAAG TAACGGGCTCCAACCAGTGTTACTCAGGCTTTGGTTGGGGTGGAAGCATCAAGGGGACTATGAAATGCAGCAAAGACTACGACCGGTGCTACCAAGGCAGCATGAACATTACTATTGCAATAGATGCAGGAG GATTCAGCTCCGTGCCCATGATCATCAGGACCTGCCAGCGCTCATCCTGCGATGTTATAAAGAGCCAATCCTTTGGCCCTATAAATATCACCAGCGAGTCGGGGCCTTGCTGCTCTGGCAGCAAATGCAATTGGAAGGATGATGGCTTTTCATTCAATATGAACAGCACTGCCAACCGAAACCTCTTTTCTGAtaaggatgaggatgaggataatAACCTTGGACATGCAGAAGTACCTGTCACCCTGAAGTCAGGTTTCCAGGGGCTCAGCCTTCAACTGTGCCCTTTCCTGGCAGTCCTAGGAGCCACCGTCCTTGGGATATGA